From a region of the Molothrus ater isolate BHLD 08-10-18 breed brown headed cowbird chromosome 27, BPBGC_Mater_1.1, whole genome shotgun sequence genome:
- the WIPF2 gene encoding WAS/WASL-interacting protein family member 2, translating to MPIPPPPPPPPGPPPPPTLSQANTEPPKLSREEQRGRGALLQDICKGTKLRKVTQINDRSAPILEKPKGSGGSSYGSSSAAIQPKGGLFQGGVPKLRPVGAKDSSDSSTKQTLQVPGSRAAAPRPPVPANNSRPQDDADSSRGSPPELPRTQRPSLPDLSRPGAAGGTGMKHSSSAPPPPPPGRRAAAPPAPPPAHAKASPYNREKPLPPTPGQRPPGSRDGPPAPPPIKPPPSPVSLRSGAQGQSLAPPPPPYRQPPGVPNGPSSPSSESAPELPQRHNSLHRKAPGPLRGLAPPPPAAASPNLQSSRPPPPARDPPSRGAAPPPPPPMLRNGGRDAPPPPPPYRLHGPAEPPSRGKPPPPPTRTPAGPPPPPPPVRNGHRDSISTVRAFLDDFESKYSFHPVEDFPAPEEYKYFQRIYPSKTNRATRGAPPLPPIPR from the exons ATGCCGATCCCTcctcccccgccgccgccccccggccccccgccgccccccacCCTCAGTCAG gcgAACACGGAACCGCCGAAGCTGAGCCGAGAGGAgcagcggggccgcggggcccTCCTGCAGGACATCTGTAAAGGGACCAAGCTCAGGAAAGTGACCCAAATCAATGACCGGAGTGCACCCATCTTGGAAA AGCCCAagggcagcggcggcagcagctacggctccagctcagctgccatCCAGCCCAAGGGCGGCCTCTTCCAAGGCGGCGTTCCCAAGCTCAGACCTGTAGGAGCCAAGGACAGCTCAG ACAGCTCCACTAAACAAACACTACAAGTCCCTGGCTCCcgagcagctgctcccaggcccCCCGTGCCGGCCAACAACAGCCGCCCTCAGGACGATGCCGACAGCAGCCGGGGCTCCCCGCCGGAACTGCCGCGCACGCAGAGACCCTCCCTGCCTGACCTGTCCCGGCCCGGCGCCGCCGGTGGCACCGGCATGAAGCACAGCTcctcggccccgccgcccccgccgccgggacgccgcgccgccgcccccccggccccccctCCAGCGCACGCCAAGGCCTCGCCCTACAACCGAGAGAAGCCGCTGCCGCCCACCCCGGGACAGCGCCCGCCCGGCAGCAGGGACgggccccccgccccgccgcccaTCAAACCCCCCCCTTCCCCTGTCAGCCTCCGCTCGGGCGCTCAGGGCCAGTCCCTcgcccccccgccgcccccttACCGGCAgccccccggtgtccccaacGGCCCCTCCAGCCCAAGCAGCGAGTCGGCCCCGGAGCTGCCGCAGAGACACAACTCCTTGCACAGGAAGGCACCGGGCCCCCTGCGGGGCctggcgccgccgccgcccgctgCTGCCTCCCCGAACCTGCAGAGcagccgccccccgccgccggccAGGGACCCCCCGAGCCGTGGAGCAG ctccgccgcccccgccgccgaTGCTGCGGAACGGAGGGCGCGACGCCCCCCCGCCCCCACCCCCCTACAGACTGCacggccccgccgagccccccAGCCGGGGGAAGCCCCCGCCGCCACCCACCCGGACCCCGGCCgggcccccgccgccgccgccgcccgtgCGCAACGGGCACCGGGACTCCATCTCCACCGTCAGAGCATTCCTGG ATGACTTTGAATCCAAATACTCCTTTCATCCCGTTGAAgacttcccagccccagaggaaTATAAATACTTCCAGAGAATCTAccccagcaaaacaaacagag CTACTCGTGGGgctccccctctgccccccatcCCCAGGTGA